The Falco biarmicus isolate bFalBia1 chromosome 7, bFalBia1.pri, whole genome shotgun sequence genome contains the following window.
GCTGCGGGGAGCAGCCACTCGCTAGGTGGTAAAACACCAAAATATTCAGAGTTTCAGCACCTGAAGGCTACTTCAGGGGGAGAACTACTCTACCAGGATCGTATCAACACTTTCTTGGATGAGATCAGACTCCAGTATGCATTCATCTAAGTGGTCCTGGGATAAACTGGAGCTCTTCCCCAGGCTCTCGCTGTCACAATAAGGATGGAACCTGGGGGTCGCAGGGCTCTCCAGCCGCTGGCAGCGGCTGTATTTGTGCTGtttccctctgtgtgtgtacatgtgttcGAGCAGCTGGCTCTTCCGGAAAAACGTGCGGCCACAGACAGTGcaactgatttttctctttcttgagaaagaaaagttacaGTTCAACTCCACCGGCTCGTGGTCCTTGGAGATGAGCGAGAGCTGGCCGATCTGCAGAGGCTCCAGATCACTGCAGCTCGGAGGGTCCAGCTGATGCTCGTCATCCTTGAGGAGGAAGGCCCCGAGCCGGTGGCGATCCCCAGCCTCCCTATCCTCAGCCAGAGGCTGCACCTCCCCCAGATCGCTGCTCTCCAGGATGGAGGCCGGCACACCGAATGGCAGCGAGCCCGAGACGTGGGTGTGCAAGTGCTGCCGCAGCCCACCCCGGGAGTCGAAACGCTCCCCGCAGTAGTGGCACAAGTGCACCTTGAGGCTGGCCTTAGCAAAGATGGGGCTCGCCACCTCCGGAAAAGGAGGGGTGCAGCTCTGGGACACCACAGGCTCTGTGTCACACTGCTCCTGCTTTATGGAGACCGAGAGCTTCGGACGCTCTTCTGCTGGCTTGGTgagagcagcaggctgagcaGAGGCGCGAGCAACCTGCTGGTCCAGGGAGCTGTCATCCAGGCCGATGGCCAGagagagctgcagctgtgggtggtCGCCCTGGACAGCACACCTGCTGCCCACCTTGGGCAGACTCTCCTTCGCTCCCAGGCGCTCCTTGGCCGATTTGTGTGCAGTTGAGATCTGGATCCCATACAAGTTTGAAGACTGGACCGGCTCTGGGGAGAACACTTGGTTCATCTCGATGGCAATATGGGAGAGGTGGTCTGCGTGGAGAAAGCGGATGCCCTCCTCCAGTCGGCTCTGGCTGACAGTCTGCTTTGGCCCTTTCCCAGTGTACATGATATGCAACAAGTAACTGAATATGTCAGGCTGGATGTCTGTAGGCTGAATCTTTATACATTCACTGAAACAAGACAGATCATTAAGTACATACATGGCTCCAAATTACAGTCCTGATCCATTACCTGCCCGTTTATTTGCGCTGCTGTTTGCTATCAGAGCGTGTGCGCTGCCGCCTGCTTCCCAGTTCATGAGCAGCACTCCCCGCAAAGACCTGCAGAAGCGCATATGCCCTGTTTGCACAGCAAAGTGTCTGAGCGTGCATTTATCCCTGTGATTTTAAAGGTCATGTGCACAACCACAGCCAGGAACGGCGACGGTGGCCAGCTCCTGGTCACCTCAACACTTGCGTGCACAGCCAACTGCCGCCGTACGGCACCACAGCGACGCCATGCAAGCTACACATCACCGGTGTGTGCCACTCCAATAATACGAAGCAATAAGTATTTGTTTAAGTAATAAATTCAGCTGCCACTACTGTGTAATCTTTATGAGCTTTGCACTTAAGTGTCAATAAACAACATCTATCGAAAAGGAAGTTAGCCGATCTCCTCATTTCCAGCCGAAGGGCTACGCGGCCCGATGGCTAATGATTATCTTGCAAAGGTGCTGGGCCCCGATCCTCAAAAAGGAAGGGGAATGGAGAAGAGTGTAATAGATTACAAGCAGCAAGCTCCAGATCAGAGATGAGATTAGACCTGGGCACCACCATCATCGTTATACCTGCAGAACCACTCCTGACCCAGGGGAGTGAAGCATCCAGACAGCAGCTTGAAATAAATTGATGATCTCAGTCTCAGCCCTTATCTGCAAGAGTCTGAAGCACAGAACTGCGATAAGGCGATGGCTCCTCCATTGCCTCAAGCCTGTGGATCCTGCCAGAAGGGACAGTCCTGCCCAGCAAGCTCGCCTACAAGCCAAGGCAATGTCACGCACATGCTGCTTATGGGCAGGAGGTACCTGGATATCCCTAGATTGCAAATCTGGGCCCTTCTCACTGCAGGAGGCTGTGGTACTTACGTGCTTATTTCCTCTGGTCACACAACTGCCTCATCTCCAAAATGCGGGGCCTGATGTTGGCGTATGCTGACTAAGAAGGTGGTTTTAAAGGACAGCACATCTTGGACTGGGAATGTTTAGAGAGCCAAGGCGGATGCTGGGTTAGGAAAATAATCTCAGGCCATCTAACATCCCCACTTATGCTCTTTTAGACTTTAATACCTttaaggagga
Protein-coding sequences here:
- the ZBTB25 gene encoding zinc finger and BTB domain-containing protein 25; the protein is MDTSGHSILLLQQLNMQREFGFLCDCTVAIGDVYFKAHRAVLAAFSNYFKMIFIHQTSECIKIQPTDIQPDIFSYLLHIMYTGKGPKQTVSQSRLEEGIRFLHADHLSHIAIEMNQVFSPEPVQSSNLYGIQISTAHKSAKERLGAKESLPKVGSRCAVQGDHPQLQLSLAIGLDDSSLDQQVARASAQPAALTKPAEERPKLSVSIKQEQCDTEPVVSQSCTPPFPEVASPIFAKASLKVHLCHYCGERFDSRGGLRQHLHTHVSGSLPFGVPASILESSDLGEVQPLAEDREAGDRHRLGAFLLKDDEHQLDPPSCSDLEPLQIGQLSLISKDHEPVELNCNFSFSRKRKISCTVCGRTFFRKSQLLEHMYTHRGKQHKYSRCQRLESPATPRFHPYCDSESLGKSSSLSQDHLDECILESDLIQESVDTILVE